The following is a genomic window from Streptomyces sp. BHT-5-2.
GCGGAAGCACCCCCGCCGTGCGCAGCGGCGTGCCCACCACTCACGGACATGGACACGGGCATGGACATCGGCACCGCGCCATGGCAACCGTTGGCGGCGGTCGCCGGGGCGCCGTGCATGAGGAACAGCCCGAACAGCACCGTGCAGACCGCCATCAGCCGGGCCAGAGCCCGCCCGCGCGACCGCACGCCGTCCATCGCCGCCCCCTCTCCTGCCGGCCGACCCCGATCGAAGCCGACGGGTCAGATCACCGGTCCGACCATACCCGCGGGGCCACGACTGCTTTGGGCCGGCGCCCGCGACGACGGTCACGTGCTCAATGTGAGAGGAAGAGCGCGAATTCCGGTCGGGTGGGGCCCGGCGGGAGGGGGTTCCGGGCCAACTGAGACCAAAACTGAGACCAGGCAACGACGAAGGTCCCGACCGGAATCCGGTCGGGACCTTCGTCTGCCCTGCTGGGCGGGTGCGGAGGATACGAGATTCGAACTCGTGAGGGGTTGCCCCCAACACGCTTTCCAAGCGTGCGCCCTAGGCCACTAGGCGAATCCTCCGCCGCAAACAATACAAGACGTTGGGGAGTGCTCGCGAACATGATCCGGGGGAGGGGGTCGGGTCGAGGGGGTGGAGGGGGTGCGGGTCGTTTTCAGGGGGTGGGATCCGCTAATGTGGGGCGCAGCCCCTCACGTGGCGCTATCTGACTGAACTCCCCCAGGGCCGGAAGGCAGCAAGGGTAGGTCGGCTCTGGCGGGTGCGTGGGGGGCGCTTGCGTTTGCGGGCGGAGCCGGGACGGGCCGGTTGTCAGTGCGGCCCGATATCGTCGTATGCGTGTCGTCCCTTGCGCTGTACCGCCGCTATCGCCCCGAGACCTTCGCCGAGGTCATCGGGCAAGAGCACGTGACCGACCCGCTGCAGCAGGCGTTGCGGAACAACCGGGTCAACCATGCGTATCTGTTCAGCGGTCCGCGCGGCTGTGGCAAGACGACGAGCGCGCGGATCCTGGCGCGCTGTCTGAACTGTGAGGAAGGTCCCACTCCCACCCCGTGCGGGACGTGCCAGTCCTGCGTCGACCTCGCGCGGGGCGGCCGGGGCTCGATCGATGTGATCGAGATCGACGCGGCGTCGCACGGTGGTGTCGACGACGCGCGTGAGCTGCGGGAGAAGGCGTTCTTCGGGCCGGCCAGCAGCCGGTACAAGATCTACATCATCGACGAGGCGCACATGGTGACCTCGGCGGGCTTCAACGCCCTGCTGAAGGTCGTCGAGGAGCCGCCGGAGCATCTGAAGTTCATCTTCGCGACGACCGAGCCGGAAAAGGTCATCGGGACGATCCGGTCGCGGACGCATCACTACCCGTTCCGGCTGGTGCCGCCGGGGACGCTGCGGGAGTACCTGGCGGAGGTCTGCGGCCGGGAGGACATCCCGGTCGAGGACGGCGTGCTGCCGCTGGTGGTGCGGGCAGGGGCCGGCTCGGTGCGTGACTCGATGTCGGTGATGGACCAGCTGCTCGCCGGGGCCGGGGCGGACGGTGTGACATATGCCATGGCGACGTCGCTGCTGGGGTACACCGACGGTTCGCTGCTGGACGCCGTCGTCGAGGCGTTCGCGGCGGGTGACGGGGCGGCGGCCTTCGAGGTCGTCGACCGCGTCATCGAGGGCGGGAACGACCCGCGGCGGTTCGTGGCCGACCTGCTGGAGCGGCTGCGCGACCTGGTGATCCTGGCGGCGGTGCCGGACGCCGGGGAGAAGGGGCTGATCGACGCCCCGGCCGACGTCGTGGAGCGGATGACGGCGCAGGCGTCGGTGTTCGGCGCGGCCGAGCTGAGCCGCGCCGCCGACCTGGTCAACGCCGGACTGACGGAGATGCGCGGGGCGACCTCCCCGCGGCTCCAGCTGGAGCTGATCTGCGCCCGGGTGCTGTTGCCGGCGGCGTACGACGACGAGCGGTCGGTGCAGGCGCGGCTGGACCGCCTGGAGCGCGGAGCCGGGGCGGGCGCGGCGGCGATGGCGCTGGGCGGCGGGCCGGGGCCCGTCGGTGGCGTCGGTCCTGCGGGGGCCGTGCTGGAGTCCGGCGGTCCCTCGGTGGCGTATGCGCCGGGGGCCGAGGCGCATCCGCCGATGCCGGCCGCCGGGCCGTCCGGGCCGGCCGCGGCGCGGGCCGCGGTGCGCGGGGCGTCGGGCGCAGCCCCGGCTCCCGGCCCGGGTGCGGGGGACGGGACGGGCGCCGGTGGCCCCGCGGGGTCCGCTGCGGCCCAGGCCGCTCCTGCTCCCGTTGCGCCCGCCGCGCCCTCGGGTCCTGGTGAGGCGGCCGTGCCGCCGGCCGGGCCCGCGGACGCGGCGCAGGGCGGGGCGGGGCGGCCGGGCGCGTGGCCCGGTGGCACCCGTGGTCCCGGTGCGGCCGGTGCCGGTCAGGGGGCCGCCGCGCGGCAGCCCGGGAGCTGGCCGTCGGCCGTGGCGCCGGGCCAGGGCGGACAGGCAGGTCAGACCGGTCAGAGTGATCAGAGTGGAGCGGGCGGGCAGGGCGTACCCGGTGGCCAGGCCGGTCCGGGCGGGCGGTCCGAGGCCGGGGCGGCGGGCGGAGCGCCCGCTTCCGGGGCCGGGGGGCCGGCGGCGCCCGCGCAGCCTGCGGCCGGCGGGGCGGCGCAGGGCGCGGCCCAGGTGCGGCAGCTCTGGCCGCAGATCCTGGACGCGGTCAAGGGCCGGCGGCGCTTCACCTGGATCCTGCTGAGCCAGAACGCCCAGGTCTCCGGCTTCGACGGCACCACCCTCCAGATCGGCTTCCCGAACGCCGGGGCCCGCGACAGCTTCGCCAACGGCGGCAGCGAGGACGTCCTCAAGGAGGTCCTCGCCGAGAACTTCCAGCTCCAGTGGCGGGTCGAGGCGATCGTCGATCCGTCCGGTGGCTCCGGTCCACCGGCCGGTGGTGCCCGCGGCGGCGGGGGTGGCTTCGGCGGCGGGGCGAGCGGCGGATACGGCGGTGGCTCCGGTGCCCCGCAGCAGCCGGCGTCGCAGGCCCCGGCCCGGCAGGGCGCCCCGGCGGCCCCGGAGCAGGGGCCGGGCGGGGGCGGCGGCCAGGGCGCCCGGATGGCGCGCGAGGCGGTGGCGTCGTCGCCGTCCACCGGCGGCGGTCAGGGCGGACCCGCGGCCGAGCCCTCGTACCCCGCGCCGGAGTCCTCGATGTCGATCGAGTACGACATGCCGGCCGAGGACGACCCGGATCTCGTCGACTCCGCGCTCAGCGGGCACGAGCTGATCGTGCGCGAGCTGGGGGCGACGGTCCTGGAAGAGATCGACAACGAGTAGCCGGCGGTGACGGCGGACGCGCCCCGCGAGCGGCAAGGCCCGTCCCGGACCGCCCGGTGGCGGGGCGTCACCGGGCGGATGCGCTGTGCACGGTGGGCGGGTCGGACGGCGGCGCCGGCCCCTCCGGGGGGCGTACGGGGCACATCAGTGCTCCTCCCCGCGGTGTGGGGCGCCGGGCGCGGGAAACACGTAGGCTCGGGCTACCGCACAAATCGTTGTCGTACGGCAGGAGTCATGTCGTGATCCCCGGTGGTCAGCCCAATATGCAGCAGCTGCTCCAGCAGGCCCAGAAGATGCAGCAGGATCTCGCGGCCGCCCAGCAGGAGCTGGCGGAGACGCCCGTGGAGGGTTCCGCGGGGGGTGGCCTGGTCAAGGCGACCGTGACGGGCTCCGGCGAGCTCCAGGGGCTGGTGATCGACCCGAAGGCGGTCGACACCGACTCCGCCGAGGAGACCGCCGAGACCCTCGCCGACCTCGTCCTCGCGGCGGTCCGCGATGCCAACGCCACCGCGCAGAAGCTCCAGCAGCAGAAGCTCGGCCCGCTCGCCCAGGCGCTGGGCGGCGGTGGCGGCATCCCCGGTCTCCCCTTCTGAGGAACCTTTGGCCTCCCTTTCTGAGGAGTAGCCAACTAGCGTACGCAGCACGGCAGAAGAGAGAGAAGACGTTCCGTGTATGAAGGCGTGGTCCAGGACCTGATCGACGAGTTGGGCAGGCTGCCCGGCGTCGGTCCCAAGAGCGCGCAGCGGATCGCCTTCCACATTCTTCAGGCCGAGCCGACCGATGTCCGCCGGCTCGCGAACGCGCTGATGGAGGTCAAGGCGAAGGTCCGGTTCTGCAGCGTGTGCGGCAATGTCGCGCAGGAGGAGCAGTGCCGGGTCTGCCTCGACCCGCGGCGCGATCCGGCGGTCATCTGCGTCGTGGAGGAACCCAAGGACGTCGTGGCGATCGAGCGGACGAGGGAGTTCCGCGGCCGCTACCACGTCCTCGGCGGAGCGATCAGTCCGATCGAGGGCGTCGGCCCCGACGACCTGCGGATACGGGAACTCCTGGCCCGGCTCGCGGACGGCACGGTCACCGAGCTGATCCTGGCCACCGACCCGAATCTGGAGGGCGAGGCCACGGCCACGTACCTTGCCCGGATGATCAAGCCGATGGGCCTCAAAGTGACGCGACTGGCCAGTGGACTGCCGGTCGGAGGCGATCTGGAGTATGCCGACGAGGTCACGCTCGGGCGGGCCTTCGAAGGGAGGAGACTTCTCGATGTCTGACGCGACGCTCCACGACACGACACAGAACCCCGACGACTTCGCCGTTTCGATCTCGGACTCGATCGAGAGCTTCATCGTCGCGGTGACCGAGGTCGCCAAGGGCGACGAGCCGGACAGTGCGGTGCCCTTCCTGCTGCTGGAGATCTCCCAGCTGCTGCTCACGGGGGGCCGGCTGGGCGCGCACGAGGACATCGTTCCCGACGAGCGGTACGAGACGGACACCGGTCCGGAGCCGGACGTGGACGAGCTGCGCGAGCGGTTCGCGCGGCTGCTCGACCCGGTGGACGTCTACTCCGAGGTCTTCGATCCGTACGTGCCGCGCAGCGAGCCGGTGGCGTCCCGGATCTCCGACGACCTCGCGGACATCATCACCGACCTGCGGCACGGACTGGCGCACTACCGGGCGGGCCGGGTCACCGAGGCCCTGTGGTGGTGGCAGTTCTCCTACCTCTCCAACTGGGGCCCGACCGCCTCGGCGACCCTGCGGGCGCTCCAGTCGCTGGTCGCCCACGTACGCCTCGACCAGCCGCTGGACGCGCTGGACGGCCTGGACACCGACAGCGACGCCAACGGCGACGAGGAGCGGCTCGCCGAGGAGGCCGGCAAGGTCATGGCGGCGGAGATCGCCGGGCCGCTGGGGCTGCACGGGGTGTGACCCCTCGTCGGCACCGCGTACCCGAAACGGAATGCCGGTGTGACCTGGGTTACGTTTCCGTGTGTCCGGGGTCGGAGCGGGAAGGTGCACGCCGAGCCGGTGCGACGGAGCACCGCGCTGGACCGGCGAGGGACACGGAGTTCACGGGCCGCGTTCGGCGCGCTCATCGGGTGCCTTCCGCAAGGTCGATCCACGGTGGGCGCGTTGATCGGGACGCGCGTCCGGTGTCTCACGATGTGGTGGTAGCGGGGCGGATTCCGCCCGCTCGTTAGACTGAGCCGACCGCAGTACCCCCGTGTCAGGGGGTCCGGGAGGGACCCCCTCCCGCAGAGACAGTTGCGAGGAGCGCACGTGGGCCTTGTCGTGCAGAAGTACGGCGGCTCATCCGTTGCGGATGCCGAGGGCATCAAGCGCGTCGCCAAGCGAATCGTCGAGGCCAAGAAGAACGGCAACCAGGTTGTCGTGGTGGTCTCGGCGATGGGTGACACGACGGACGAGCTGATCGATCTCGCGCAGGAAGTGTCCCCGATCCCGTCGGGGCGCGAGTTCGACATGCTGCTGACCGCCGGAGAGCGGATCTCCATGGCCCTGCTGGCGATGGCGATCAAAAACCTCGGCCATGAGGCGCAGTCCTTCACCGGCAGCCAGGCCGGCGTGATCACCGACTCCGTGCACAACAAGGCGCGGATCATCGATGTCACGCCGGGTCGTATCCAGGCGTCCATCGACGAGGGCAACATCGCCATCGTTGCCGGCTTCCAGGGTGTGTCCCAGGACAAGAAGGACATCACGACGCTGGGGCGCGGTGGTTCGGACACCACCGCGGTGGCGCTCGCCGCCGCCCTGAACGCCGATGTCTGCGAGATCTACACCGACGTGGACGGCGTCTTCACCGCCGACCCGCGGGTCGTGAAGAAGGCCCGGAAGATCGACTGGATCTCCTTCGAGGACATGCTGGAGCTGGCCAGTTCCGGCTCCAAGGTGCTGCTGCACCGGTGCGTCGAGTACGCACGCCGTTACAACATCCCGATCCACGTCCGGTCGTCCTTCTCGGGGCTGCAGGGCACGTGGGTCAGCAACGAACCGCAAGGGGACAGGCCGATGGAGCAGGCAATCATCTCGGGCGTCGCGCACGACACCTCCGAGGCGAAGGTCACGGTCGTCGGGGTCCCGGACAAGCCGGGCGAGGCCGCGCGGATCTTCCGTGCGATCGCCGACTCCGAGGTCAACATCGACATGGTCGTGCAGAACGTGTCGGCGGCCTCCACCGGGCTGACGGACATCTCCTTCACGCTGCCGAAGGCCGAGGGCCGCAAGGCCGTCGCGGCGCTGGAGAAGACCCGCGCCGCGGTCGGCTTCGACTCGCTGCGCTACGACGACCAGATCGCCAAGATCTCGCTGGTCGGCGCCGGCATGAAGACCAACCCCGGCGTGACCGCGGCGTTCTTCGAGGCGCTGTCGAACGCGGGCGTGAACATCGAGCTGATCTCGACCTCCGAGATCCGCATCTCGGTCGTCACCCGTGCCGACGACGTCAACGAGGCCGTCCGGGCGGTGCACAGCGCCTTCGGCCTCGACAGCGAGGGTGACGAGGCGATCGTCTACGGCGGCACAGGGCGATGATCCCGGCCGAGGCGGGCCGCCCGTCCCTCGCCGACACGGCCGGGACGGGGGCCCGCCCGGCCGCCAAGCCCCACCTCGCGGTCGTCGGCGCCACCGGTGCCGTCGGCCGCGTCCTGCTCGGGATCCTCTCCGAACGGGCGGACGTCTGGGGCGAGATCCGGCTGATCGCCGCGCCCCGCTCCGCCGGCCGCAAGCTGACGGTGCGCGGTGCGGAGGTCGAGGTCCTCGCGGCGAGCGAGGAGGTCTTCGACGGCATCGACGTCGCGATGTTCGCGGTGCCGGACGAGGTCGCCGCGCGATGGGTGCCGGTCGCGGTCTCCAAGGGCGCGGTGGCGGTGGACAATTCGGGCGCGTTCCGGGCGGACCCGGACGTGCCGCTGGTGGTGCCCGAGGTCAACGCGTGCGCGGCGCGGATCCGGCCGCGCGGCATCGTCGCCAACCCGGCCTGCACCACACTCTCGATGATCGTCGCCCTGGGCGCGCTGCACGCCGAGTACGGGCTGAGCGAACTGGTCGTCTCCTCGTACCAGGCGGCGTCGGAGGCCGGGCAGGCCGGCACCGACACGCTGCGGGCGCAGCTCTCGGCGGTGTCCGGTACGGAGCTGGGCACCGCGCCGGGCGACGTCCGGCGGGCGGTCGGCGACACCCTCGGGCCGTTCCCGGCGCCGCTCGCCCTCAACGTCGTGCCGTGGGCCGGCGCGCCGGCGGCGGACGGCTGGTCCTCGGCGGAGCTGACGATCCGGGAGGAGTCCCGGAAGGTCCTGGGGCTGCCGGAGCTGCCGGTCACCGCGACCTGCGTGCGGGTGCCGGTGCTCACCGCGCACTCGATGGCCGTGCACGCGCGCTTCGAGAACGAGGTGACGGTCGCCGGGGTGCACGAGCTCCTGGCGGCCGCGCCCGGGGTCGTGCTGTTCGACGACCCGGCGGAGGACGCCTATCCGACCCCGTCGGACGTGGCCGGCACGGATCCGACGTGGGTGGGGCGGGTCCGGCGGTCGCTGGACGACCCCCGGGCGCTGGAGCTCTTCGTGTGCGGCGACAACCTGCGCAAGGGGGCCGCGCTGAATCTGGCCCAGATCGGGGAGTTGGTGGCGGGGGAGCTGCGGGGCGCGGAGGAGTAGCGGGAAGGGGGAGCGGCGGGCCGGCGGAGTGCGGTGCGGTCGGCTGGTTTCCCCGAGGGGGTGCGGAAGTTGGGGGGAGTGGCTGCGGAGGGGTGCCCCCCTGCGCGATGATTTGTGAGACGTGTGAAGATTTCGTGTATGGAGTGCTGGTCCGAACCGCTTGATCTGGGCTGATGTTCTGTTCGATCATTCGCTTCCCGCGGTGCTGCAACCGGCGGGCGGCATCCGGCGTCTTTCCGGGTCACCCCCTGGGGCGGCCCGCGGCACGCGCGGACCGCTTCCGGGGCCCTGGGGTGGCGGAACGATTGCGTCAGGGCAGTCGTATCAGGGCAATTGGGGCATTTGGGGAAGAGCTGGTACGCATGAGGGCATTTGACGCATCGCCACAAGCGGTGCCTTGCGCGTACAACCCTTTTGGGGGGAAGCGTGTCCAACAGGCGTGGCAGAGGTACTCGGATTCACCATCGCCCCGGCGGGAGCGGCAGGCGCAGCAGTGCGCCCGCGCCCACGGGGCTCCGGGGGCATGCCGGTGATCGCCCCCTGGTCCGCCGCGCGCCCCGCGCAGCTCTCGACGCAGCGTGGGGACACTGACGACGCGATGGCAGCCGGCACCACAGTCGACCACCTCACCGAGACCTACCGGGCGCACTACCGCTCGCTCCTCGGCCTGGCGGCACTGCTCCTCGACGACACGGCCTCCTGCGAGGACGTCGTACAGGAAGCCTTCATCCGCGTGCACTCCGCCCGCGGCCGGGTGCGCGACCCCGAGAAGACCCTGGCCTACCTGCGACAGACGGTCGTCAACCTCTCGCGCTCCGCGCTGCGTCGCCGCATCCTCGGGCTGAAGCTGCTCTCCAAGCCCATGCCCGACATGGCGAGCGCCGAGGAGGGCGCGTACGACCTGCTGGAGCGGGACCAGCTCATCAAGGCGATGCGCGGTCTGCAGCGGCGCCAGCGCGAGGTGCTGGTGCTCCGCTACTTCGCCGATATGACGGAGGCTCAGGTCGCCGAGACGCTGGGAATATCGCTCGGCTCGGTCAAGGCATACGGCTCGCGGGGGATCGCGGCGCTGCGCGTCGCCATGGAGGCTCCGGCGTGAGTGCGGCAAGACCCGACCGGGGAAACACCGGGCACGACGGGGGCGACCGGGACGGCCGGGAGGCCGACCTGGGGGCCGCCGGCTTCGGCGAGGGCGGCTCCGACGACGCCGGTTTCGGCGGTGAGGACGAGCTGCGGCGGCTGCTACAGACCAGCGTCGCCGACCTGGAGCCCGCGCCGGACGCGCTGGAGCAGCTGCGGCGGGCGGTCCCGGCGCGGCGCCAGCGGCGGCGCCATGCCCTGGTGGGCGCGGCCGCCGTGCTGCTGTTCGGCGGTACGGCGGTCCCGGCGATGGTGCATGTCGCGAGCTTCGGCGACGCCCCCGGCGACCGTCCGGCCAACGCCGCCAGCAGCCGGAGCGCCGACCAGCAGGACAGCAGCGGTGCGCACGGCGAGGGCACCGAACGGTCCGGCACCCGGCCCACCGGCGGGGACGGCCGGATGCCCGGCCCGGAACGGCCGCCGGGCAAGGAGGACAAGGGCGCCGCGACCCCCGGTGCGGATCCCGTCCCCGGCGTCGGTACGCCCGCTCCGGACACGACCATGGACGTCACCTCGCCGGTCTGCGGACGCGACCAGCTCGGCAAGGGGACCTCGACGGTCGGCCCGGCCGACTCCGCGGGCCGGGTCTACGGCGCGTTCCGGGTGGTGAACACCTCCGACGCCGCGTGTTCCGTCCAGGGCGGCGGGACCGTGGACGTCACCGCGCAGGGCACCACCAAGGCCGACAAGATCCATGTCGTCGACCACACCTCCGGTGACGACGCCACCGGGCTGCCGGACCCGGCGATCACCCCCGACCAGCTGGTGCTGAAGCCGGGGCAGGCGTACGAGGTCAAGTTCGCCTGGATCCCGGCGGCGGGCGGTGGCCCGTCCGGGTGCGTCAGCCCGAAGCCGTCGCCGACGCCCGACCCGTCCAAGGCGCCGGGGGAGTCGCCGGCCGCCGCGACGTCGGCGAGCGGCAGCGGCGGCGGCACCGGGGGCCAGGCCGGTGGCACCGAAGGCGCCAAGGACGGCGGCGCGGCGGCCGGCGGCGTGGTCCTGACCCACACGCCGGAGGCGGGCGAGCCGGTCGCGGCCGACGCCAAGCTCACGGACGCCTGCGCGGGCACGGTGTACCGCACGGACCCGCTCGCGGCTCCTTAAGGACCTGTCCGATGGGTCGGCCGGGTCGTTCCGTGGGTGGGACGACCGCCCGGGGGCCCGGGCCGGAGCGGCGGCGGGGAGGGGGCGGTGCGGCCGTGCGGGGCGGGCCCCGTACCGTTGGTGGGGTGTACCGGTTCCTGCTGACCCCGCGGTGGTGGGGAATCAACGTCTTCGCCGTGCTGGCGATCCCCTTCTGCATCTTCATGGGCAGCTGGCAGCTGAGCCGATTCGACGCCCGGGTCGCCTCGCACCAGCAGCAGGAGAACCGGTCCGCCGACGCCAGGACCGCCGCTCCGCGGCCTCTGGACAGCCTGTTGCCGGTCGACCAGGTCACCTCCGGTCACCAGGCCACCGCCCGCGGCCGTTACGACGCCGGGCACCAGCTTCTGGTCCCGGGCCGCACCCTCCGGGGCGACCACGGCGACCAGCAGGGCTTCTACGTCCTGACCCTGCTGCGCACGGACGGTGGCAAGGCCCTCCCGGTCGTCCGCGGCTGGCTGCCCGGCGACGCGAGCGCCGAGGCCGACACGGCGAAGGTGCCCGCGCCGCCGGCGGGCGAGGTCACCGTGACCGGGGCGCTGCAGGCGTCGGAGAACGAGGGCACGGCCGGGGTCCGGGCGGGCGGCGGTCTGCCGGCCGGCCAACTCGGCATGATCAGCGCGGCATCGCTGGTGAACATGGTGCCGTACGGCGTCTATGACGCGTGGATCACGCTCAGCGACCCGCCCGCGCCGCTGCGGGCCGTTCCGCCGGCCGCCGCGGAGGGCAGCGGCCTGGACATGAAGGCGTTCCAGAACCTCGGTTACACGGGCGAGTGGTTCGTCTTCGCGGGCTTCGTGCTCTTCATGTGGTTCCGCCTGGTGCGCCGCGAGGCCGAGGCCGCCAAGGACGCCGCCCTGGGCATCCTCCCGGAGGAGACACCGGGCGCGGTGGCCGGCGGGAGCGCGGCCCCGAAGGATGTGGCTCCTGAGGGCGTGGCTCCTGAGGGTGTGGTTCCCGACGGTGTGGCCGGGGGCGAGGTCCCGGCGGGGAAGTAGGCCCCCGCGCCCGGCCGCCGTCCGACGGCGGCGACCGGACGTCGGGCGGCCGGGCGGCCCGGCTTCGGCCCGGGAGACGTCAGTTGGTCCGCTCGGCCTCCGTCTTAAGGAAGCGCTGGGCGAAGTCGAGTTCCAGACGGACCTGCTTGATGCGCTCCTCGACCACGAGGGAGCCGTGGCCGGCGTCGTAGCGGTAGACCTCGTGCGGGTGGGCGCGCTGTTCCAGGCGCTGGACGTAGTTCTCGATCTGCCGGATCGGGCAGCGGGGGTCGTTGACGCCGGCGGAGATGTAGACGGGGGCGCGCACCGCGTCGACGTACGTCAGCGGGGAGGACGCCTCGAAGCGCTCGGGGACCTCCTCCGGCGTGCCGCCCAGGAGGGTGCGGTCCATGGCCTTCAGCGCCTCCATCTCGTCGTGGTACGCCGTGACGTAGTCCGCCACCGGGACCGCGGCCAGCCCGAGCGCCCAGGCGTCCGGCTGGGCGCCCAGGCCCAGCAGCGTCAGATAGCCGCCCCAGGAGCCGCCGGCGAGCACCAGCCGCTCCGGGTCCGCGAGTCCGGAGGCGACGGCCCACTCCCGCACCGCGGCGATGTCCTCCAGCTCGATCAGCCCGACGCGGTGCTTGAGCGCGTCCGTCCAGGCGCGGCCGTAGCCCGTCGAACCGCGGTAGTTGACGCGGACGACCGCGAAGCCGTGGTCGACCCAGGCGGCCGGCGACGAGGCGAAGGAGTCGCTGTCGTGCCAGGTCGGGCCGCCGTGGATGTCGAAGACGGTGGGGAAGGGCCCCGCGCCGGGGGGCTGCTGGACCAGGGCGTGGATGCGGCCGCCGGGGCCGTCCACCCAGGCGTCCGTCACCGGGACCGAGCCGGGGGCCTTCATCCCGGGCGGGTCCAGGACGACGGTGCCGTCCGTCGACCGCACCTCCGGCGGCTGGGCGGCGGAGGACCAGAGGAACTCCACCGTCCCGTCGGGGCGGGCGGTGGCGCCCGAGACCGTGCCCACGGGGGTCGCGACCCGGCTCAGGGGGCCGGCCGGGGCGTCGGCCGCGGTGTCCGTGCCGGGCCGCGGGGTGCCGAGGTCGTACCGCCAGAGCTCGCTGCGGGCCTGGTAGGCGTGCTCCACCAGCAGCGCGGAGCCGTCCGGATACCAGTCGGCGCCGACGTCGCCGGGCAGGTCGATCTCCAGGGCCGTCTCGACGCCCGTCAGCGGGTCCCAGAGCATCGGCTCCCAGCGGCCCCGCCGCTGATGCCCCACCAGCAGCCGGCTGTCGCCGTCCACCGGCGCGAAGCCCATCACCGACAGACCCAGCTCCTTTGTGCCGCCGTTGGTGTCGTCCAGCTCGGCGACCGTCGTGCCGTCGGGGCGGACGACGCGGACGGCGGAGTGCATGGCGTCGCCGTGCTCGGTGTGCTCGATGGCGATCAGCGAGCCGTCGTGGGAGAGGTCGCCGACGCCCGCCGACTCGCGGTGGCGGTAGATCTCCACCGGCTTCTCCCCGGGCCGTACGACGTGGACCGTCGAGCCGTCCTCGTCGGTGGAGCGGCCGATCACCGCCGTGCCGTCCCGGCTGATGGCCAGGCCGCCCGGATACGAGGCGTCGAGGCCCGGGGCGGCGGGCTCGTCCGGGCCGCCCGCGAACGGCTGGCGCATCCAGATGCCGAACTCGTCCCCGTCGGTGTCCGAGAACCACCAGATCCACTCGCCGTCCGGCGTGAGCGTGCCGTCGGTGGTGCCGTGCGGGCGGTCGGTGGCCTGGCGCTGGGTGCCGGTCGCGCGGTCCCAGGCATAGAGCTCGAAGGTGCCGGTGGCGTTCGAGACGAACAGGGAGCGGTCCGGGGCGTACTCGGCCCACTCCGGCAGGCCGATCCGCGGGGCGCGGAAGCGCTTCTCCCAGTCCGGCATGGCGGCGTCGGCGGAACGGGGGAGGGCGGGGGAGGGGTCGGCGGGGGTGCGGCCGGGGCCTGTGGTCTCGTCAGTCATGGGGCCATTCTGCGCCCGGCGGGGAATTTTCCGTTGGCGTGGCCGACGGGCTGTGGATAACTTCGGCCCATGCGAGAACGGACCGGCCCCGACGGCTGGCGCGAGGCGAATCGCGCGCGCTGGGACGAGCGCGTCGCCCTCCACACCGCCAGCGACTACTACGACCAGGACACCTTCCGCCGGACCCGGGACGTGATCCGCGACTTCGAGGCGGCGGAGGTCGGCGACGTCACCGGCCGGAGCCTGCTCCATCTCCAGTGCCACTTCGGCCAGGACACGCTGTCGTGGGCGCACCGCGGCGCCGCCCGGGTCGTCGGCCTCGACTTCTCCGAACCGGCCGTGGAGGCCGCCCGCGACCTGGCCGCCGCACTCGGCTACGGCCCGGACCGCGCGGCCTTCGTCACCGCCGACGTGTACGACGCCGCCGAGGCGGTGCCCGACCCC
Proteins encoded in this region:
- a CDS encoding DNA polymerase III subunit gamma and tau; its protein translation is MSSLALYRRYRPETFAEVIGQEHVTDPLQQALRNNRVNHAYLFSGPRGCGKTTSARILARCLNCEEGPTPTPCGTCQSCVDLARGGRGSIDVIEIDAASHGGVDDARELREKAFFGPASSRYKIYIIDEAHMVTSAGFNALLKVVEEPPEHLKFIFATTEPEKVIGTIRSRTHHYPFRLVPPGTLREYLAEVCGREDIPVEDGVLPLVVRAGAGSVRDSMSVMDQLLAGAGADGVTYAMATSLLGYTDGSLLDAVVEAFAAGDGAAAFEVVDRVIEGGNDPRRFVADLLERLRDLVILAAVPDAGEKGLIDAPADVVERMTAQASVFGAAELSRAADLVNAGLTEMRGATSPRLQLELICARVLLPAAYDDERSVQARLDRLERGAGAGAAAMALGGGPGPVGGVGPAGAVLESGGPSVAYAPGAEAHPPMPAAGPSGPAAARAAVRGASGAAPAPGPGAGDGTGAGGPAGSAAAQAAPAPVAPAAPSGPGEAAVPPAGPADAAQGGAGRPGAWPGGTRGPGAAGAGQGAAARQPGSWPSAVAPGQGGQAGQTGQSDQSGAGGQGVPGGQAGPGGRSEAGAAGGAPASGAGGPAAPAQPAAGGAAQGAAQVRQLWPQILDAVKGRRRFTWILLSQNAQVSGFDGTTLQIGFPNAGARDSFANGGSEDVLKEVLAENFQLQWRVEAIVDPSGGSGPPAGGARGGGGGFGGGASGGYGGGSGAPQQPASQAPARQGAPAAPEQGPGGGGGQGARMAREAVASSPSTGGGQGGPAAEPSYPAPESSMSIEYDMPAEDDPDLVDSALSGHELIVRELGATVLEEIDNE
- a CDS encoding aspartate kinase → MGLVVQKYGGSSVADAEGIKRVAKRIVEAKKNGNQVVVVVSAMGDTTDELIDLAQEVSPIPSGREFDMLLTAGERISMALLAMAIKNLGHEAQSFTGSQAGVITDSVHNKARIIDVTPGRIQASIDEGNIAIVAGFQGVSQDKKDITTLGRGGSDTTAVALAAALNADVCEIYTDVDGVFTADPRVVKKARKIDWISFEDMLELASSGSKVLLHRCVEYARRYNIPIHVRSSFSGLQGTWVSNEPQGDRPMEQAIISGVAHDTSEAKVTVVGVPDKPGEAARIFRAIADSEVNIDMVVQNVSAASTGLTDISFTLPKAEGRKAVAALEKTRAAVGFDSLRYDDQIAKISLVGAGMKTNPGVTAAFFEALSNAGVNIELISTSEIRISVVTRADDVNEAVRAVHSAFGLDSEGDEAIVYGGTGR
- a CDS encoding DUF5063 domain-containing protein, with translation MSDATLHDTTQNPDDFAVSISDSIESFIVAVTEVAKGDEPDSAVPFLLLEISQLLLTGGRLGAHEDIVPDERYETDTGPEPDVDELRERFARLLDPVDVYSEVFDPYVPRSEPVASRISDDLADIITDLRHGLAHYRAGRVTEALWWWQFSYLSNWGPTASATLRALQSLVAHVRLDQPLDALDGLDTDSDANGDEERLAEEAGKVMAAEIAGPLGLHGV
- the recR gene encoding recombination mediator RecR, giving the protein MYEGVVQDLIDELGRLPGVGPKSAQRIAFHILQAEPTDVRRLANALMEVKAKVRFCSVCGNVAQEEQCRVCLDPRRDPAVICVVEEPKDVVAIERTREFRGRYHVLGGAISPIEGVGPDDLRIRELLARLADGTVTELILATDPNLEGEATATYLARMIKPMGLKVTRLASGLPVGGDLEYADEVTLGRAFEGRRLLDV
- a CDS encoding YbaB/EbfC family nucleoid-associated protein gives rise to the protein MIPGGQPNMQQLLQQAQKMQQDLAAAQQELAETPVEGSAGGGLVKATVTGSGELQGLVIDPKAVDTDSAEETAETLADLVLAAVRDANATAQKLQQQKLGPLAQALGGGGGIPGLPF